The genomic DNA TAAAAGGGGATTATGGTCTTTCAAAAGAAATGAAACCAAGCAATGTGCCAAGCTCAATTGGTGACATTGGTGGTAGTATTTCTTCAGAAGTTGGAGGTAAGTATACAGAGTATAAAATGAAGCAAGTAGGAGATGGTAGATGAAAATACTAAAATATACTCTTCCTCTGGTTTTTTTTATAGTATTTAGTATGGTTTCAATTTTTCTGACAGGGATCGTTTTATATGCATGCGGAGAGGTTTTTTTCTTAGTTTATAAAGGAATACCAATATCTTTTTCACCGAGTATTATTTTGTTTTTAGGTAAAATAAGTATATACATTGGTAGTTTTGCTGGAGTAATGTTATTGATCGCTAACGTGCTAAAAAAATGATAAAATTCGGCAAGTTGTAGCAAAAAATAATGGGCTGGATCTGAGGCATAATTACTGTGATACAACATTCCAGTGTCTTGATTACCCATAAAAAATAAAAATACATATGGTATATCTGAGAAAAGAGTAAAACTAAGATCTCGGTTACTGAACCGGGATCTTAGTCATTCACATATCTTTGGCTGGTCAATACTGACGACGCTCAGCCCTTCAGCCCTTCAGCGCATCCCCGCAGTTCACTGGTGGTTGGTCGAAGGCGTTGTCACTTATTAATCACTCAATTTGATGAAGCAAGAAGACAAAAAACTACCCCAACCTCTCCACCCTCGTCTCCCCCTCCACCATCGACAGTTGATACAGCGAAAACGACCGCTGCTTCTCAATCAAATTCGCCAGCTCCGGCGAGTGGCTGGTGAGCCAGATCTGCGAGTAGCGGCTGGCCTCGGCGATCAAGCTCGCCAGCGCGGGCAGCATCTGCGGGTGCAGGCTGTTTTCCGGTTCGTTCAACGCGATAAAGGCCGGTGGGCGTGGGCTTAACAGCGCTACCGCCAGGCACAGGAAGCGCAGCGTCCCGTCGGAAAACTCTGCGGGTTCCAGCGGCCTGCTCAGCCCCTCGCGCTGCATCATCATGCGAAAACGTCCGCCGGTGTTGTCGCTGTAAAACTCGCAGCCGGGGAAGGCCTGGTCGAGAATGCGCATCAGCAACATTTCATCGCCAATCTCGACAATGGTTTGAAATGCGGCCGCCAGGTTGGCGCCGTCGCTGGCCAGTACCGGGGAGCGGAAACCGACCTGCGGGGCACGCATCGCCGAGCCGGACGAGACGGAAAATTCATGATAAAAGCGCCAGTTACGCAGGGACTCGCGCATCTGCGACACTTCCGGGTAGAGATGCGGTTCGCCGAGCTGCCCGAACACCGATTCGTTTTCATACAGCGTGCCGCTGTGAGTCACTTTTTCGTGGTGCACGTTGTTGAGAAATACCGCCTGATTCCTGCGCTTCATCAGCTGTGATGAAGGGCGACGGCGCTGACCGGTAAGCCAGATGGACTCTTCTTTAATGACCGGATCGAGCTGAAACTGGGAGGGATAGGGCAGTTGCTCGACAAAGCCCACCTGCAGCTCGTACTCGTAAGTGTCCGTTTCCACCGCGAGGTTCATCCGCCGGAGCTGGTCGCTACGGGTCTTACCTGCCCAGAACACCTTCAGAATACCGCCTTCATTTGCCAGCGCCTGGGAGAACTGCCCCTGCGCCGCGCTGTGCATCAGGTGTATCGCCTTGTAGATATTCGATTTCCCGGTACCGTTGGGGCCGAAGACGATATTGAGCGCTTCCAGCTCCAGCGACATGTCGCGAATCGAGCGGTAGTTTTGGATGTGCAGGCTTTTGATCACAGGCAGGCTCCTTTTTTGCACTGTAGGCCTGTATATAATTACAGTCTTTAAGGTTAAATGCAAAAAAAGAGACGACAGTGAGGGTGTCGTCTAAACGGGGTACTGCTTTGGGCCTCTGAGGGTCAATGGGGCCTTCGCATTTTTATGATCACTTGACTGCCAGACGCAGACCCAAATCATCAGGATAGGGATCAAAGTAGTTTTGCGTCATCAGATACCGGTCAGGGTATTCGGCCAGGTAGTGCTTCAGCAGCGTGATCGGCGCGAGGATGGGCAACTGCCCGTTACGGTAGTGCAGGATCACGTCGCGAAGTTCGCCGCGCTGGCGGCTGTTTAGCTGGTTACGGAAATACCCCTGAATATGCATCAACACGTTGGTGTGATTTTTCCGCGAGGCCGGTTTCTTCAGGATGGTCATCAGCTTTTCGCGGTACGCCACAAAGAAGGCGTCCAGATCTTCCCACTCGTGCAGCGTGGCAACGAACGGGCCGATTTCACGATAACCCGCCTGATGGTGCGCCAGCAGCTGAAGTTTGTAGCGGCTGTGGAAGTCCAATAGCGCACGGCGCGTCAGACCCTGGGCGCGCAGTGTGTTCAGTTCATGAAGCGCGAAAACACGCTCAACAAAGTTTTCCCGCAGCACCGGCTCGTGCAGGCGGCCATCTTCTTCCACGGGTAACCACGGCAGGGTTTCAAGGAGGGTGGCAGTGAACAGCCCGACACCCTCCTTGCGGCCCCGGTTGCCGTTTTCATCATACAGCCGCACGCGTTCCATGCCGCAGCTGGGGGATTTTGCACAGACGATAAAGCCCGCCAGATCGCCGATTTTAGGCACATAATCTGCCGTAAAGTCAGCCATCTTTTGCGTAACGTCTTCGTGCGGGGCGTGGCTAAAACGCATCTGTGTTTCACCGCTGTCCGTCACGATAAGACGCAGTGCAGGGCGTGGCGTCGGCAGACCAATGGCCATCTCAGGGCAGACGGGCCTGAAATTCACCCACTGGGCCAGTTCGTCCATGACAAAGCCCATACGCTTATGTCCGCCGTCGAAGCGAACGGCGGAACCGGTCAAACATCCGCTAATACCGATTACAGGTTTCATTGTCATGGTGTGTGTCTCCAGTTCGTATATCTAAAACTTACACAACATGAGTAATTTGTCCAAGTATTGGCGGAGTTATTTTTTATTATCCTTTAAAATCAATACGGCTTAACTGCCCTTGTAGGTCGAGTAGCCGTACTGGCTCAGCAGAAGCGGGATGTGAAGTTTCTCGTTGGTTCGGGTCACGGTAAATAGCACTGGGATCTCCGGGAAGAAGGTGTCCAGCTTTTTGCCGTGGAAGTAATCAGCGGTTTTAAAGGTCACTTTATACACGCCTGGCTGCATGTCCTGATCCTGCGGATAGAGTGATTTGATACGTCCGTCGTGGTCGGTTTTGCCGCTGGCAATCTGGGTCCATGTGTTCTGCTGCTGCTTCTCCAGCGTGACGGTAACGTCAGATGGCGGCATCCCGGTTTGCTGGTCGAGAATATGTACGCTCAGGGTGCCGGCAGGGGCGCTAAAGGCGACAGGGGTAAAGGCCATGGCGGCCAGCATCAGCAGAGGGGTTGTTTTTTTCATTGTGTTTTCCTGTGGGGTTGTCAGTCACAAGAAAACGTTAGCATTTGCGGGACGGAAAAATATTCAACTTTTCGTGAAGTTTACCGCAGGAGAAAATAATCAGAGGATAATCACTTCAAGGGATACCTGCTGCTGCCACTGTGCCACCTGCTTTTTCCGTGCGGCGGTCAGTTTACCGCTGGTCACCAGAAGCCATTTGCGCTCGGGGAAAATCTCAGGCGCCAGTGACGTGGAGGGGGTAGGCAAAATATCGATACGGTGCCCTTGTCCGGTACGCGTCAGGGCCTCGAGCCAGATTTCACACGGGTCATTCAGGTACCAGCCACTGAGCAGGATGTTATCACCCGGCGCTTTTTTGTCGCCCTCAAGGCAGAACGAGGCATAGGCGATGATAATGCCGTCGAGGATCTCGCGCAGGGTCATGGCGGCAGGGATGTTTGCTGACATCTGGCTGCGCAACGGACGCAGCACATTTGCAACCAGCTCTGGCCTGGGGTATTCGCGGCCAGCGTCGTAAATCATCTGGCGCAGGGACTCAATTTTCCCGTCCTGCAGGCGTTGCAGCATGGTCTCAAGCAACGTTTGCCAGTTGTTGGTCCGGCGCGGGACGGGGCGTTCCAGTAGCGGTTTGACCTGGCCGATGGGCACGCCTTTTTTCACCCAGTCGAGGATTTTCAGTGCCTGCTGGACGTCCTCATCACTGTACTGGCGATGGCCGCCCTCCGTGCGCAGTGGCTTGAGTAAACCATAGCGACGCTGCCATGCCCGCAGCGTCGTGGCGGTGATCCCGCTGAGTCTGGCGAATTCGCCGATGGAGTAAGCCATGTCCGTGTCCAGAGTGGAGGAATACTCTCAATATACTACGAATTTTCCCTCACGGGATGAAGCGCCGTAACGGTGCACTACACTTTACTTCCAACCGTGCAAATGAAAGGAATTCTCATGAAACTATGGCCTGTTGTGACGGGTGTCGCCATTGCCCTGACTCTGGTGGCCTGCAAATCCCCTACGCCACCGAAAGGCGTAAAGCCCATTTCAAATTTTGAAGCCAGCCGCTATCTCGGCAAGTGGTATGAAGTTGCCCGCCTGGAAAACCGCTTCGAACGCGGGCTGGAGCAGGTGACCGCCACCTACGGCGAGCGCAGCGACGGTGGCATCAGCGTGCTTAACCGGGGTTTCGACCCGGTCAAAAACAAGTGGAATGAGAGTGAAGGCAAAGCGTACTTTACCGGCGAACCGACGACGGCAGCGCTGAAGGTGTCGTTCTTCGGCCCCTTCTACGGCGGCTATAACGTGATCAAGCTGGACGATAAGTACCAGTATGCGCTGGTGAGCGGGCCGAACCGCGACTATCTGTGGATCCTGTCTCGTACGCCGACGATTCCGGATGCCGTGAAGCAGGACTACCTGAATACCGCACGCAGTCTGGGCTTCAAGGTTGATCAGCTGGTGTGGGTTAAGCAGTGAAGATCGTGCTTTCTTCGTAGGGTTTTACTGGCTCGCCTGGATAGACTTCCGTTAAAAGCTCAACGGGAGACGACGACATGAACTGGCAGCCTTTTCGCGGCGACGCACCGGAAAATATGACCATTTTCAGTGCGTCATTTCCGGATATTAGCGACCAGTGGCCGATGAAGGACGACACTGCCCGTGAGATCAATTCGATTAATCGGGCGTTGAAAGCCGACCCGGCGCTTCGTCCTCCGTTGATTGAATACGAAGAGGGGGGACAGGCCGTGCTTGTCCCACAGAACCGTTATTCCGGGCAAGCCTACCGCAATCGTCCGGCGCTCACCGCGTGGCGTACCCGGCTGGTTCCCTCTGCGCTGGCGCTTTTTGTGGTGCAAAACCCGCTGGAGGAGCGCCTGCCAGACGGAACCCGAATGGACAGCGACAGCCGCCAGTGGTTTATCCATGCGAACGATGCCATTGGTGTGCGCTCCCGTGCAAAAGTACTGGCTGCGATGGTGGATAAATACATCCGCAACGGGAACGATAACAATTGGGTGAGCCTGGCGAGCGGGGCTGCAATTCCCGTGCTGGAGGCGCTGCGCGAGGCGAAGCTCGACGGCCAGCAGGTGTATCTGACGCTGGTGGATAAAGACCCTGTGGCGCTCAGTTGGGCCGAAACCATGGCGGCGCAGGAAGGCATTATCGTGGGTGAACAGCTGACCCTGCTCAGGCGCAACTTGCTCCATACGCTGGTGCGTAACGAAGATTTATTGCATGAGCTGGGCGAGCATCAGGCCGAACTGGTGGATGCGCTGGGGATTTTCGACTATTTCAACGATGCCGATGCGGTGATTTTTCTCCAGCGTGCGCTGCGGCTGATAAAGCCCGGCGGGGCGGTGATTGTCTCGAATATGCTGGCCAGCAGCCCACAAATCGATTTTATTTTGCGCTGTATCGGCTGGGAGGATATTTATCCGCGGACGCTCCGGCAGCTGCAGGATATTCATATCGCGGCAGGCGTGCCGGTGGAAAATGTCACCGTGGTGGTCCCGAAAGACGGGGTATATGCGGTGATGGAGATTAAGGTGGGGGATGACAAACCGCACGGTCAGTTCCCTCTCCCGGAGGGGGAGGGCTAGGGTGAGGGGGACAGGGCGCTAGAATATTTACCGTTCCTCAGTTGTTCGGTTTACCCGAACAACTACCATGAAGGATTAGCTGGTTTCTTTATTCTCAATGTCTGTTGGGGATTCTTGCTTTTCATGCTCTATCTGCTGACCAGTCTCCTGAACCAACTTCCGGGCCATTTCCTTGATACGCTCTCGACTTTCACAGGTTCGAGAGTTTATTACTTCATTTAAGGTCTTCATTTTATTGCCTCCATGCTTCTGGATACTTGATTTAATCGCTGCGCTCTATAATGATCCCCCTCATGAAAATAGATACTGCACACCCCTCACACTTCGAACGCCTGGTCGCGATCTGGGAGTCTTCCATTCGTGCCACCCACCACTTTTTACAGGAAAGCGATATTGCGGCCCTGCGCCCGTTATTGCTCAATGCCTATCTGCCCAATCTCAAGGTTATGATTGCCCGCGATGAAGCGGGTGTTATTCATGGCTTTTTAGGCGTGGATGAAAACCGCATTGAAATGCTGTTTGTGGATGATGCGAGCCGGGGAAAAGGTGTGGGGAAATTACTGCTGAACTATGCCATTGCGCATTTTGGTGCGAATGAAGTGGATGTAAACGAGCAAAACCCGCAGGGCGTTGCGTTTTATCAGCATATGGGGTTTGTGCAGGTGGGGCGCTCAGAACGCGACGGACAGGGGAATGCGTTTCCGTTGTTGCATATGAAGCTCCGGGATTAGCGCTTAGCCTGCTTATCCCATTTTACTAAGCCGATGATATCTTTCTCTCCTTCGGCTTCTTTCAGCAGGCGCTGTTTTTTTTCAAACGCCATGTATTCTGAGCATGCCTTTTCATCAGCCGCTTTCTTACTGATTTTACCTGCCCCTTCTAAAACGTCCCGGTCGTTAAATTGCAGGAACTGATCGAGTTTGGTTTGCCAGTCTCGTAAAAATATCTGCTTGCGGCGTTTGGCCTGATCTTCGGCAAAATCGAGCCACATATTCACGACGCGATTTAGTTCGCTTACTTCATCTTGCGACAGATAATTTTTAGCGGTGGTGACATCGCTTTTGCTGACTTCTTCGCCTTTATAGCTGGTCAGTCCCATATGCGGTTGAGTGGCGTCTGCACGTTGGTGAATCAACTCAGCAGCGGTATGACCCGTGCAGGCAAAATGCAGTTTATTCTGGATGGTCTGGAAGAATTGTGTGGTTTCTTTAAGCGATGGTTGGTAATCAGCGGCTAACGCAAAAATCTCCTTCACGCGGAGATACACCCGGCGTTCGCTGGCTCGAATGTCGCGAATGCGTTCCAGCATTTCATCGAAATAGTCAGGTATGGCGGATGATCCGACAGGCGGATTCTTCAGGCGCTCGTCGTCCATAACGAAGCCTTTTACCAGATATTCCTGGAGCGTTTGGGTAGCCCACTGGCGGAATTGGATGCCGCGAGGCGAACGAACACGGTACCCCACAGCAAGTATTGCTTCGAGGGTGTAGTGATCTATCTCTCTGGACACATTACGTTTTCCTTCCTGGCGAACTATCCGGAATTTCCGGATAGTTGAATGTTGATCAATTTCGCCCTCGGAAAATATATTCATAAGATGCTCATTGATGGTTCGAACATCTTTACCGTACAGATCGGCCATTGCTGCCTGGGATAACCAGATTGTGTCTGATTCGAAGCGACATTCGACACGTACTCTTCCGTCACCGCTGGCAAACATAATAAATTCGCCTACCGGAGATTGGATTACGTCTTTATCTACCATGTCGCCTCCACACCTTCAACGTCTAACGCTATAAGCACGTAGTATGCCAGAAACAACTGCTAAGCCAGGTGGTTTGTATTTGATTTTGCGAGGAGCTTTCCAGGAAATTGAGTTTTAATCGCGGCAAGCGCTTCCTCTATCTGAATAAGCTTTGCCTTCGTCCGTTTGTAATCATCCTGCAACCTTTGCTCCTGCTCGTTATAAGCCATCAGAACGATGCACCCTTTCATGACCTTTACCGTGACCTGCTTTCCGGTATCAAAACCCGCGGCACGTAGCCATTTGCCGGAAAGGATAATTTTCGGCGTGGATTTGTCGAAAACATTCGGACGATATCCCACAATTAACGAACGCTCGGTTCCGGACTGGTCGGTGTCTGGGTTAGAATGCGAATCAGCCATAATCAACTCCTTGATAGTTGGTGAGGTTAGACGCTCCGGTTGTGTTCCCGCACATCGGGGCGTTGCAAAGACAGGAGGTATAGGTGGCCTCCTATGTGTGAGAATAAATGGATAGGTGGCGTCATGTCAATCATATCGCGCGAAAAAAAACCAAAAGGCGGCGGACAGTCTCCGCAATTTAAGATGCGTATTGATCCGGCATTGAAGGAACAGTTGGATGCTGTAGCGGCTGAGGAAGGAGTGAGTCTCGCCAGCTGGCTGAAGGAACTGGCGAGGGATGCATTGAGATCTAAAGGAATTGAACCTAACGGTTAGAGATAATATTCAAAAATTCAATCATCATTAAAGCCTATAATGTGAAACTCTGCGCCTGAAGATTTTATTGCATTGTCGGAACTAACTAACAGTACGTCTAATTGTCTTTTGATATTATTATTATGTGATTTCAAATAATAGCTCTTAGTTGTATGGGGCTGTATAACTATCACACGGGTTTTTATTTTATTAGGGTTGGCGTTTAAAGTTGTAAGTTTATTTAAAAAATCAGAAGATTGTATTAATTTGTTTTCATGCCAACACATTTTATTTTTAGAATTAGTAGCCCTTTCAGTTAGATCCTGAATGAGGTTTTTACGATTTGAGTATCTAAGGTTTTTTACTGCTTGACTCAAAACAATATCATGAGCACCAACAGATATTCTTCTACCACTGCTAATACTATTGGCTGCTTTTATATGAATCAGAGATACTATAGTCGTCCCAAGATACTCATCGATATGAATAAAATCTGCTTTTTCTCCCGCGCCATCGTCGCAATATAACCAACCTGTAGGTTTTTCAGTAGTATTGAAATTTTCGTAAGTATTCCAACGACTATTCCATCTATTCCTTACCCAGCAAAAAAGAGAATCCTGCATTCCTATCATGCTTAAATCGAGTTTTTCTGACACTAAAGGTTTCTCTTTACAGATATCAAATTTCTCGAAGTCAGCCCAAATGAACCTATTATATTCAACATCTTTATAATCGGTTTTAAAAATCCATGTATTTACTATCGCATGACCGGACTCATACCAACACTTAATTAATTCAGGGTATTTAAGAATCTTAGCGTAATTATTGAGTATATCTTTTTTTTGTGGAATTGGATGGAGGCTACAAATCTCAAAAGAAACTTCATATTCTTTTATTATTAACTTTACGCTAATATCGCCGCAATGAACATTTTCATAAAAAACTTTCAGTGAAAAGGATGAGTTTATGTTAGGCGAGATTTCAGTCTTATATTTCTTGGAAATCTTTCTTAGTAATTCAGATTTTGTAATGCTCATTTCGTAAGGAACGAAATCGGGATCAAGCACGGAAAAATCATAAGCATCTTTTACGCCTGTTAACTCATTTATTGGGCTAGCTAAAATGCCTATTGGCGAAAGGTTGTTTTGGTCGTTAGAGTTTAGCATGTCCAATATTTCGATAACATTTTTTTCAAAAGTTTCCCAATCTTTACATGGACCTTTCCAAATAGATGACTTAAAGGGATTTAGCCCTATTGTTTTATTATTGATACCAATTTCGGTTCGCACAGCAGACATCATGTAAGATTGATCCTCTAAAGGATCTAAAGATTCTGCTACACTATTGCCGCCCAATACTTTTGAATCAGCCTTAAAAGTATTCTTTCCATGTATGCCTAACAACCATAACATCTTGATATTATCTTCATTAATAAATAAGTGATTTAATTTAGATATTTCAACAGGATGTAAGTATGGCAGTGATGTGCTTTTAAAATACTCCCTTATCGAGTCTTTCATTCCTTTTTCTGAAAAATAAAATGCCACATAACTACCAAGGTTAAAAGTCAAAGCAACATGATTTTCTGTATCATGAATATCATTTCTGCTGGTCCAGCTTGGGATTTTTTTTATAGAGTAAGGAGAAATAAATAGTGTAGAATCCTTAATTAGTTCAGTTGATAATGGATATTTTAATATATCTCCTTCATTATAAATTTTAGTATCTATAATTTGCATTATAGATTCATGTATAAATTTAGGCGTGTAGTTTGATTTATTAAAACCAACTAAAACAGAGAAAAAAGGCGAAAGATGTTCCTTTTGAATATCGTTCATAACGATCTCATTAATTATAGGAAGTGGGAAATGAGATGTATATATGAATTTTTAGAATGATCTAGTGATGTCCATCACATATGAAAAGAATTTTGGCGGAAGATCACAGGAGTCGAACCTGCCCGGGAACGCTGGCGTCCCCAACTGGATTTGAAGTCCAGCCACCTCACCGGAGATGACGATCTTCCGCGCCTGCATTGCTACATGGAGGCGGGGCGCATTATAGCTACTTTCAGGCATTTACCACATACCCCGGCACACTTTTTTCACCTCTCTTTTGACCTTAACACCCCTGTTTCAGTTAATTCCTAAGAAAATCCTCAGGTTAGCATTTCGTGCTCGTCAATATTTACCGCGATCACAAAAAACAAGAAACGTAACCAGCTAACCAGAAAACGCAATACCCGCTCCTGAAACAATGGTTTAAAAATCTGTAACCGGTCTCAGCGCCCCCTACAGCGTGAAGGATAAAAAAATGAGCGACGTATTGTCAGTAAAAGAGAAGATTGGCTACGGCATGGGTGACGCCGCCAGCCACATCATTTTCGATAACGTTATGTTATACATGATGTTTTTCTATACCGATATCTTCGGCATTCCTGCCGGGTTTGTCGGCACGATGTTCCTGCTGGCACGTGCGCTGGATGCGATTTCGGACCCGTGCATGGGCCTGATCGCCGACCGTACCCGCAGCCGCTGGGGTAAATTCCGGCCGTGGATACTGTTCGGAGCTATCCCGTTCGGCATTGTCTGCGTGCTGGCCTACACCACGCCGGACCTTAGCCTCAACGGCAAAATGATCTATGCCGCCATTACCTACACGCTGCTGACGCTGCTCTATACCGTGGTTAACATCCCTTATTGCGCCCTGGGCGGTGTGATCACCAACGACCCGACGCAGCGTATCTCCCTGCAGTCCTGGCGCTTTGTGCTGGCGACCGCGGGCGGCATGCTCTCGACGGTACTGATGATGCCGCTGGTTAACCTGATTGGTGGCGATGACAAAGCGTTCGGTTTCCAGGGTGGGATAGCCGTGCTGTCGGTGGTCGCGTTCCTGATGCTGGCGTTCTGCTTCTTCACCACCAAAGAGCGCATCCAGGTGCCGCCGAGCACCACCTCCATGCGCGAAGACCTGCGAGATATCTGGCACAACGACCAGTGGCGTATTGTTGGTGTGCTGACCATTCTTAATATCCTCGCCGTCTGCGTGCGTGGCGGCGCGATGATGTACTACTGCACCTGGATCATGGGCTCGCCGGAAATCTTTGTCGCGTTCCTCACCACCTACTGTGTCGGCAACCTGATTGGCTCTGCGCTGGCGAAACCGCTCACCGACTGGAAATGCAAGGTCAGCATCTTCTGGTGGACCAACGCCGCCCTGGCGGTGGTCAGCGTGGCGATGTTCTTCGTTCCCATGCATGCCACGGTGGTGATGTTCACCTTCATCTTTGTGATTGGGGTGCTGCATCAGCTGGTGACGCCGATCCAGTGGGTCATGATGTCCGATACCGTCGACTACGGCGAATGGACCAACGGCAAACGTCTTACCGGCATCAGCTTCGCGGGCACGCTGTTTGTGCTGAAACTCGGCCTGGCGCTGGGCGGGGCAATGATCGGCTGGATGCTGGCAGGGGGTGGTTATGACGCCGCAGCTAAAACCCAGAACAGCGCGACCATCAGCATCATTATCGGCCTGTTCACCCTGGCCCCGGCGGTCTGCTACGTGCTGAGCGCCATCATCGCCAAACGCTACTACACCCTGAAAACGCCCTTCCTGACCAAAATCATGAGCGAGCTGGCACACGGCGCGCGCCGCAATCAGCAGGAGTTTGACAACCTGCCGGTGAGTAAAGAATTACAGAACTAAGAGGACGAGAGTATGAAAATCAGTGATGGAAACTGGCTCATTCAACCGGGCCTGAACGTCACCTGCCCGGTTCAGGTGTTCGATGTAGAGCAGCAGGGCAATGACCTTGTGGTGTACGTGGCGCCGCGTGATGTACGAGAACGTACCTGGCAGCTTGATACCCTGATGTTCACCGTCCGCCTTTTCTCCCCGCAGGAAGGGATTGTCGGCGTGCGTATCGAGCACTTCCAGGGCGCGCTGAACAACGGTCCGCACTATCCTTTGAATGTCATCAAAGAGGTGAACGTTGAGATTGAAAACAATGCCGAATTTGCTGAGCTGAAAAGCGGTCACCTCAGCGTGCGCGTCACCAAAGGCGAGTGCTGGGCGCTGGATTTTCTGCGCAACGGACAGCGTATTACCGGCAGTCAGCTGAAAAACAACGGTTACGTGCAGGATACCCGTACCGATCGTCATTATGTTTTTGAGCGTCTGGATCTGGGCGTAGGTGAAACGGTCTACGGCCTCGGCGAGCGCTTTACCGCGCTGGTGCGTAACGGCCAGACGGTCGAGACCTGGAACCGCGACGGCGGCACCAGCACCGAGCAGTCCTACAAAAACATCCCGTTTTATCTGACCAACCGCGGCTACGGGGTGCTGGTGAACCACCCGGAAAACGTCTCGTTCGAAGTGGGTTCGGAGAAAGTCTCCAAAGTGCAGTTCAGCGTCGAAGGGGAGTATCTGGAGTACTTCGT from Enterobacter ludwigii includes the following:
- a CDS encoding glycoside-pentoside-hexuronide family transporter, producing the protein MSDVLSVKEKIGYGMGDAASHIIFDNVMLYMMFFYTDIFGIPAGFVGTMFLLARALDAISDPCMGLIADRTRSRWGKFRPWILFGAIPFGIVCVLAYTTPDLSLNGKMIYAAITYTLLTLLYTVVNIPYCALGGVITNDPTQRISLQSWRFVLATAGGMLSTVLMMPLVNLIGGDDKAFGFQGGIAVLSVVAFLMLAFCFFTTKERIQVPPSTTSMREDLRDIWHNDQWRIVGVLTILNILAVCVRGGAMMYYCTWIMGSPEIFVAFLTTYCVGNLIGSALAKPLTDWKCKVSIFWWTNAALAVVSVAMFFVPMHATVVMFTFIFVIGVLHQLVTPIQWVMMSDTVDYGEWTNGKRLTGISFAGTLFVLKLGLALGGAMIGWMLAGGGYDAAAKTQNSATISIIIGLFTLAPAVCYVLSAIIAKRYYTLKTPFLTKIMSELAHGARRNQQEFDNLPVSKELQN